A genome region from Lucilia cuprina isolate Lc7/37 chromosome 3, ASM2204524v1, whole genome shotgun sequence includes the following:
- the LOC124418660 gene encoding uncharacterized protein LOC124418660: MNKIILVFAFLFLILVNTAAIEVAQKPCRRQCSSRIRSQIVCAQDKDGRNCRKLKECELRELNCRLRSRKQSMLMQTYMQRCRLIKGTTGRNKCAPPLVMIRRKPRTMMRDCQRLRCWDNSKRACYRCPHKGDICQLLTACQAERANCQRRWRNQLIRVEDYECENLKSGHMGRCMKKFN; the protein is encoded by the exons atgaataaaatcatTTTAGTGTTTG CATTTTTGTTTCTGATACTTGTGAACACTGCAGCAATTGAGGTTGCACAGAAACCATGTCGCCGGCAATGTAGCTCACGGATACGTAGTCAAATTGTATGTGCCCAGGATAAAGATGGTCGCAATTGTCGTAAGTTAAAGGAATGTGAACTACGTGAGCTAAATTGTCGTTTAAGAAGTCGCAAACAATCAA TGCTTATGCAAACCTACATGCAACGTTGTCGTTTAATAAAAGGTACGACAGGACGTAATAAATGTGCCCCACCTTTGGTAATGATACGTCGTAAGCCAAGAACGATGATGCGTGATTGCCAACGTTTACGTTGTTGGGATAATAGCAAACGTGCATGTTATCGTTGTCCTCACAAAGGTGACATATGTCAATTGCTAACTGCGTGCCAGGCAGAACGTGCAAATTGTCAACGTCGTTGGAGAAATC AACTCATTCGTGTTGAGGATTATGAATGTGAAAATCTTAAATCTGGTCATATGGGGAGATGCATGAAGAAATTCAATTAG